The following proteins are co-located in the Candidatus Poribacteria bacterium genome:
- a CDS encoding MOSC domain-containing protein yields MKLLSINVSKPKPIQYGGKTVQTGIFKEPVSGTVMLREKNIDGDGQGDLRVHGGTYKAIYGYPFEHYAHWQQALQRGDLTYGQFGENLTVEGLLETSVYIGDIFQIGSTVKLQITQPRVPCFKLAYKMGLPEFPKQFLESRRVGFYFRVLEEGKIAAGDTIARIEVASASMSVTEILNLRYFDRDNREKIARARKLSALSPSWKRDFTKILAQ; encoded by the coding sequence ATGAAACTCTTATCTATAAACGTCTCAAAACCGAAGCCTATTCAATACGGCGGTAAAACGGTCCAGACTGGGATTTTCAAAGAACCCGTGTCAGGCACCGTCATGCTCAGAGAGAAGAACATCGACGGTGATGGACAAGGCGATCTGCGGGTCCATGGGGGCACCTATAAAGCCATCTACGGCTATCCGTTTGAACATTACGCCCACTGGCAACAGGCGTTGCAAAGAGGCGACTTGACCTACGGGCAGTTCGGCGAGAATCTCACGGTTGAAGGTCTACTGGAAACGTCAGTTTATATCGGCGACATCTTTCAGATAGGGTCAACGGTGAAATTACAGATTACGCAACCGCGCGTGCCGTGTTTTAAACTTGCGTATAAGATGGGACTGCCGGAGTTCCCCAAGCAGTTTTTAGAGAGTCGACGCGTTGGCTTCTATTTTCGAGTGCTTGAAGAAGGCAAAATCGCGGCTGGAGATACGATTGCCCGCATTGAAGTTGCCTCAGCGTCGATGAGCGTTACAGAAATACTCAACCTACGCTATTTTGATAGGGACAACCGCGAGAAAATCGCACGCGCCAGAAAACTGTCTGCCCTCTCGCCGAGTTGGAAAAGGGATTTTACAAAAATTTTAGCGCAATGA
- a CDS encoding glucosamine-6-phosphate deaminase yields MNIFKATTKRETSEAAAHLASRKLREALDANGHASFIVATGASQFDFLAALTADKTIDWDNTTMFHLDEYIGIPETHPASFRKYLRERLVDIVHPGTVHFLDGEAGKPQAECDRLNRIISQHQIDVAFVGIGENGHLAFNDPPADFETEDPYILVELDEACRLQQVGEGWFAGIDDVPTQAISMSIRQIIKAKTIVCTVPDERKAEAVRNCLHGEITPLHPASILQTHSECAVFLDTGSASLL; encoded by the coding sequence ATGAATATCTTTAAAGCAACAACCAAACGCGAAACGAGCGAAGCAGCAGCACATCTCGCAAGTAGAAAACTTCGAGAGGCATTGGATGCAAATGGACATGCCAGTTTCATCGTTGCAACGGGCGCGTCTCAATTTGATTTCCTTGCCGCATTGACTGCTGATAAAACGATTGATTGGGACAACACAACGATGTTCCATCTCGACGAGTACATCGGCATTCCTGAGACACATCCCGCCAGTTTTCGCAAGTATCTGCGAGAACGGCTCGTGGACATCGTTCATCCTGGAACCGTCCATTTCTTGGACGGAGAAGCAGGCAAACCGCAAGCCGAATGTGATCGACTCAATCGGATTATCTCGCAACATCAGATTGACGTGGCGTTTGTAGGTATCGGTGAGAATGGACATCTCGCCTTCAACGATCCACCGGCGGATTTTGAGACAGAAGATCCGTATATCTTGGTGGAATTAGATGAGGCATGCCGGCTGCAACAGGTCGGCGAGGGCTGGTTTGCTGGCATTGATGACGTGCCGACCCAAGCAATTTCAATGTCCATTCGTCAGATCATAAAGGCGAAAACGATTGTTTGCACTGTGCCGGATGAACGAAAGGCGGAGGCAGTGCGGAATTGCTTGCACGGCGAGATAACGCCATTGCACCCTGCTTCGATTTTACAGACGCACTCAGAGTGTGCGGTATTTCTGGACACCGGGTCGGCATCGTTGCTGTAG